In Rhipicephalus microplus isolate Deutch F79 chromosome 9, USDA_Rmic, whole genome shotgun sequence, one genomic interval encodes:
- the LOC142772247 gene encoding uncharacterized protein LOC142772247, which yields MTKKKAHITRHLRTHTGEQPFRCHLCPAAFPENCKLVTHLRTHTGERPYSCIHCNASFSVSGVLKAHMRTHTGERPYSCIHCNASFTFREALKTHLRTHTGERPYSCPQCNATFSFKTAFKDHMRTHTGERPFSCDQCHASFSQRSHLVRHMRTHSGQHGFSCDQCSAFFRGKATLARHMAVHSKERPFSCVLCPESFTRKKELGDHMLHCHEKMMTISSQETSCTHTGEQPFPCHLCPAAFTENCKLVAHLRTHTGERPYSCIHCDAYFSIGGALKTHMRTHTGENHYSCLHCNASFTLSGVLKSHMRTHLGKRPFSCDQCDASFSQKAPLVKHMGTYTGELPFSCDQCSIFFRRKTTLARHMAIHSEERPFYCVLCPEYFTL from the exons ATGACCAAAAAAAAGGCACATATCACGAGGCATCTTCGCACCCACACAGGCGAGCAGCCATTCCGGTGCCACTTGTGTCCAGCTGCATTTCCTGAGAACTGCAAGCTGGTGACTCATTTGCGCACCCACACTGGAGAACGTCCCTATTCTTGTAttcactgcaatgcatccttttcagTCAGCGGGGTCCTCAAGGCTCACATGCGCACCCACACTGGGGAACGTCCCTATTCCTGTATTCACTGCAATGCCTCCTTTACGTTCAGAGAAGCCCTCAAGACCCACTTGCGCACGCACACAGGAGAACGTCCCTATTCCTGTCCACAATGCAATGCAACCTTTTCGTTTAAAACGGCCTTCAAGGACCACATGCGCACTCATACGGGGGAGCGTCCCTTTTCGTGTGACCAATGCCACGCGTCGTTTTCGCAGAGGTCGCATCTTGTTAGGCACATGCGCACCCACTCAGGACAGCATGGTTTTTCTTGTGACCAATGCAGTGCATTCTTTCGTGGTAAAGCCACGCTAGCTCGGCACATGGCAGTCCATTCCAAAGAGCGACCGTTTTCCTGTGTCTTGTGCCCTGAATCCTTTACCCGGAAAAAGGAACTCGGAGATCACATGCTTCATTGCCATGAAAAGATGATGACT ATCAGCTCTCAAGAGACATCTTGCACCCACACGGGCGAGCAGCCCTTCCCGTGCCACTTGTGTCCTGCTGCATTCACTGAGAACTGCAAGCTCGTGGCTCACTTGCGCACCCACACTGGAGAACGTCCCTATTCCTGTATTCACTGTGATGCGTACTTTTCGATCGGAGGGGCCCTCAAGACCCACATGCGCACACATACAGGAGAAAATCATTATTCCTGTCttcactgcaatgcatcctttacACTCAGTGGAGTCCTTAAGAGCCACATGCGCACTCATTTGGGAAAGCGTCCCTTTTCGTGTGACCAGTGTGACGCGTCGTTTTCGCAGAAGGCACCTCTTGTTAAACACATGGGCACCTACACAGGAGAGCTTCCCTTTTCCTGTGACCAATGCAGTATATTCTTTCGTCGCAAAACCACGCTAGCTCGGCACATGGCAATCCATTCCGAAGAGCGACCATTTTACTGTGTCTTGTGCCCTGAATATTTTACCCTGTAA